The DNA window GTCGTCCGCGGCGCCGGCGCCGTCCAACGGGTGCGATCGCTTGCGTTAGAGCAGACTTTCGCCGTGGAACCCGGCAGCGATGGCGAGAGTTTCCAATTCACGCTGCACGAGCTCCGCGAAGGCGACATCCTGCTGCTCGAATAGCGGTCCGCAGGTGGTCGTTCTAACGCCGGCCGGTTTACTCCTTGCCGGCCTGGCGCTGGGCGGCGAAATTGTCGGCGTGGAACTGCATGATGTCGCGGCCGCGTTTCTCGTAGATTAACCCGGCGCTATGCGGGGCGCCTTCGACGATGATCCGCTCGAAGGGAATTTTAAGCGACTCCAGGAACTTCATGTATTCCAGGTTGTTCTCGTAGTTGAAGCCTTTGGTTCCGACATGCACCAGGATGCGGAGCGGCGGCTCGGGGTTGCTGGCGTACGCGCGGGCCAGGTCCCAGGTATTGTCGCCGAGAGCGAACTGCAGGTTCTCGCTTTCCTTCCCGTTCTCTTCCGAGATTCGCTTTTCGGTCGAATAGCCGCCGCCGCCGGGCGATGCGGAGCAGAACAGATCGGGATGCTTGAACATGTTGCGGGCCGTCCCGCGGCCGCCCTGCGAAAAGCCTTCCAGTCCGCGCCCGCTCCGATCGGCGATGGTGCGATACGTTTTGTCGATGTGCGGGATCAGCTCTTTGATGAAGACGTCTTCCCCCTGGGCTTCCTTCCGGCCCGGCATGTTGTAATGGCTCACGGGGCCGCCGTTCACAAACACATAGATCACAGGCGTCGCCTTGCCGGTGGTCATCTGCTCATGCAGAAAGCTGGCGAGTCGCACGCTCTTGGATTCGCTGCCGGGCCGTCCGCCGTGCAGGTAATACACCACCGGAAAGCGGGCGTCGGGCTGTTCTGCATACGCCGGCGGCAGATAGATGTTGTAGCCGACATCCACTCCCATCGACGGACTCTTGAACTGGTGATGCTCCACCCCCGTCGGCGCTGCACTCGGCGGATTGACCCAGCGGAAACCGTCGCTCCCGGGTTTCGACTGCGCCCAGCCAGGAGAAGCCTGGCCCAGCAGAACGATGACGACGCCAACCAGCAGGCAGCGGCTCCAGCCAAAACAATGCAAAGCGGGATGCCCAGAATAATTCACGATTCGACACTCCAGAAGGTAGATAAGACGCCCGCCTTTGATGCGCAGCGCTATAGCAGGAAACCGTTCCAGCATAGCAGCCGGCAGACAGGCCGTCGCCTTTTGCCTTCCCAAAGCGACGCGGGCATTCGCCGAGCGATGGGCGTCCTACGCAACAAATGCCAGCCAGTAGAACACCCAGCCGGTGACGGCCGTCATGGTCATGCCGACCGTGGCCAGCCAGCCCAGCTTTTTGTGGCGATGGCTATGGGCGCCGGGCGTCGGCGGATTGGGGAACTTTCGCACCGCCTCGAAAATCACATACGCCCAGACGAACGGCGTTGGTACGGCAAAGCACAAATGCACAATCAGGCTGTACCAGACCGGATTCCAGCCCGGCGTAAAATAGGGGGAATCGGCCGCATACGTCTTCCAGCCGTAGCCGATCCGCATGTCGATTTCAAACGCGGTTACCGCCCCCAGCAACACCACGGCCATCACGATCTGCAGCCATTTGTGGAGCTGGTAGCGTCGCTGTTTGACCAGCACCAGGCTGATACCCATCAACACCACAATGGCGAACATAGCGAGAAACACAAAGTCCAGCATCAGGGTGCCGCGGTTCGGCAGCAGCCCGTTCGTTTCACCCCAGATTGGCGTCATGCGGGATCCTTCTTTGGCAAATCCTGGCAAACGGCCGGCATGCGGTTGCGGCCCCTCCGCCGACAACCGTCCTTCCGTGCAAGAACTCTAGCGGAAACCGCCGTTTTCCGCAGCGCCAGCGACAAAGCGTCCTGGAAGCCTGGCGATTGGGCCCGGCGGAAGGCGCCGTCGACAATTGAAGTCGCCGCGGCCAGCAGTTACGATACTTTTCTGCTACGACTTTGCACCTGCCCTCGCCTGGAGTTCCCCTGTGCTGAAAACTGCTGTCTGGACGCTTCTTTTGGGGAGCCTGCTGGGAATATCGGTTCCGTCCACCGTCGTCGCTGTGGAACTGGCCGTCGGAGGCGTTGAAGGCTTGCCGCTGCAGGCGACCGACTGGCCCTGGTGGCGCGGCCCCAGTCGCGACGGCGTCGCCGCCGCTGGCGAACAACCGCCGCTGAGCTGGAGCGAGACGGAGAACGTCCTGTGGAAAACGCCCGTTCCGGGCCGCGGTCATGCCTCGCCGACGGTGGTCGGCGACCGTGTGTTCCTGCCTACCGCCGATGAAGAGACCGAAGTCCAGTCGGTGCTCTGCTTTGATCGGGCCACCGGCAAGCAGTTATGGAAGGTCGATCTGCACACCGGCGCCATGGATCGGGCCGGCCATAAAAAGAACTCGCAGGCCAGCGCCACCATCGCCAGCGACGGCGAACGGCTGTTCGTCAATTTCCTGAACGCCAAGGCCGTCCACACCACGGCGCTCGATTTCGACGGCAAGCAGCTGTGGCGCACCTCGGTGTCAGACTTTGTCACGCACCAGGGCTTCGGCTCGTCGCCCGCGGTTTATGGTCCGCTCGTGATCGTAGCGACCGATAACAAAACGGGCGGCGCCGTCGCCGGTCTGGATCGCGAGACGGGCGAGATCGTCTGGAAGCATGATCGTCCGAAAGAGCCGAACTACACATCTCCCACCATCCTGCATGTGGATGGCCGCGACCAACTGCTGCTGACCGGCTGCAATCTGCTGACCAGCATCAGCCCCCTCGACGGCCGCATGCTCTGGGAGACGAAGGGCTCGACCACCGAATGCGTCGGCTCGGTCGTGACCGACGGCGAACGCATTTTCTCCAGCGGCGGTTATCCGCGGAAACATACGTCGGCCGTGACAGCGGACGGTTCCAAAACGCTCGCCTGGGAAAACAACACGCAGACCTATGTGCCTTCGATGTTGGCCGTCGACGGTTACCTTTACACCGTGACCGACGCCGGCGTCGCTCTCTGCTGGCGAGCCAGCGATGGCGAAGAACAGTGGAAAGCCCGGCTGGGCGGCACGTTCAATGCGTCGCCTGTGCTGATCGGCCAGAACCTGTTGGTCATCAACCAGGCCGGCAAGGCGTTCCTGTTCAAAGCCGACCCCAAGGAATACACGGCCGTGGCCGAGAACGACCTGGGCGACGATGTCTACGCCACGCCAGTCGTCTGCGGCGACCGCATCTACCTTCGCGTTGCCGAACAGACCGACGGCAAGCGGCAGGAATGGCTGTACTGCATCGGCACGAAGTAACCGCTGCCGATCAAAGGCGCCCCGCGCCTGCCCGCTGTCTGCTGTCTGCTGTCTGCACTATTGAACCGTCGTCCTGCTGATCTGCCGGCGACGTTTGTCGCCCCATCCTTTTGCTGGAGTTCCCTTTTGATGCTCAGCCTGATGCTTTGCCGCCGCCTTTCTCTCCTGGTGTTGCTCTCCCTGGCGCTGGTCGTCGCTGGTCCGCAAGCGGCCAGAGCCGAGAAACCGGCGCCGCCGCAGATTGCCGGCGTGGTGGAAGTGATGAACCTGGCAGCAGAGGAAGGGCAGATCTCAGGCGGCGTGACGCTGGTCGTCAAAGACGGCAAAACGGTCCACCTGGCGGCGACCGGAATGGCCGATATCGCGCAGGATCGGCCCATGACGATCGACACGCAATTTGCTATCGCCTCGATGACGAAGCCGATCACCGCCACGGCGTTGATGATCCTGGTCGATCAGGGGAAGGTCCAGCTGACGGACCCCGTGTCCAAGTACATCCCTGAGTTCGCCGACGCGCAGGGCCCCGACGGCAAGCTGGCGCAGCCGGTCACCGTGCAGCATTTGCTGACCCATACGTCCGGCCTGGGTGACAGCCAGCAGACGGAAACCACGCTGGAAGCGACCGGGAAAGAACTGGCGCAGCGGAAGCTGAAATTCCTGCCCGGATCAAAATGGCAGTACAGTCCCGGGCTGAATGCCTGTGGCCGCATCATCGAGGTCGCCAGCGGTCAGCCCTACGATCAGTTCGTCTCCGAGCAGATCCTGCAGCCGCTGAAAATGAAGCACACTGCTTTTGTCCCAAAAAACAAGAACAAGCTGGCCGGTCTCTATGAGCCGGGTAAAGAAAAAGGGCAGCTTGCCGCCGCCGATCACTGGCTGACCCGTTTCACCTCGGGCAGGGCGCCGAACCCTTCCGGCGGTTTGATCTCGACTGCGGCCGACCTGGCGCGATTCTATCAGATGATCCTCAACGGCGGCGAACTCGACGGCCAGCGGATTGTGTCCGAAGAAGCAGTCAAGCAGATGACGACCGTTCAAACGGGCGATCTCACGACCGGCTTTACCCCCGGCAATGGCTGGGGGCTGGGCTGGTGCGTGGTGCGGGAGCCGCAAGGGGTTTCGGCCGCACTGGCGCCCGGATCGTACGGCCACGGCGGAGCCTTTGGCACGCAGGGCTGGGTCGATCCGAAAAACCAGACGATCTATGTGCTGCTGATCCAGCGCACCAACTTCGGCAACAGCGACGGTTCCGACCTTCGCGGCGCGTTCCAGGACGCGGCGCATGCGGCGCTGAAGAATTGAGGCGGATCGCATCCGTCCGATCCGTTCTCGCCGCCTGACATTCCCCCTTCTGTTCGACGCTTGCCCTTTGATCGCGTGACGTCCCCTTTGCCGGAGCCTCTTTGATGTCGTCCCTTCCCAATCGTCGCCAGCTGATGGCTGCCGGTCTGGCCTCCTCGGTTTCCCTCGGCGCACTGGCCGCGACGACCGCTTCCGCCTGTGCGGCCCCGGCGCCCGGCGCCGCCCCGCGGTTCAAGTACTGCCTGAACACCAGCACCATCCGCGGGCAAAAACTGTCCCTGTTGGAAGAGGTGGAGTTGGCGGCCGTCGCCGGATACGATGCGATTGAACCCTGGGTCCGCGAGATCCAGGCGTACCAGGACCAGGGCGGCAAGCTGCCGGAACTGAAACGCCGCATCGCCGACGCCGGACTGACGGTCGAAAGCGCGATCGGCTTTGCCAACTGGATTGTCGACGACGACGAACAACGGGCCGCTGGCCTGGAAACGGCCCGCCGGGAGATGGACCTGGTGAAAGCGATTGGCGGCACGCGGATCGCCGCCCCGCCGGTCGGAGCGACCAAAGAACCCGGCATCGACCTGTTCGCCGCCGCCGAACGTTACGGCAAGCTGATCGAAGTCGGCGTCGCCCAGGGGGTCATCCCGCAGGTCGAAGTCTGGGGATTTTCGGCCAACCTCAGCCGCCTGGGGGAGACCAGTTTCGTCGCTATTGAAAGCGGCCGCACGGAAGCGTGCATCCTGCCGGACGTCTACCATATCTACAAAGGCGGATCCGATTTTGCCGGCCTGTCGGTGCTGGCGGGGAACGCGATTCATGTCTTCCACATGAACGATTACCCGGCCGATCCGCCGCGTGCGACCATTGGCGACGCCGATCGCGTCTACCCCGGCGACGGCGTGGCTCCGCTGACCCAGATCCTGCAGATGCTGGCCGCCAATGGTTTCAACGGCGCTCTGTCGCTGGAACTCTTCAACCGCGACTACTGGACCCAGGACCCCAAAAAGGTCGCCGCCACGGGCCTTGCCAAAATGAAGGCGTCCGTCGCGAAAGCCTTTGCCTGAGAGATCCGTGTCCGGACGGCTAGCGCGGGCGTTGATGCTCGCGACTGTTGAGGCTCCAGTCATACGGCAGCCATTTTTTCCGCAGCGGTGCGTCGGTTTCCAGCGCCGTGGCGAGCGGCGGCGAATAGCGTGAGGCGAAACGGATAACGCTGCCGGCTGCCTGATCGAAGTCGTCGCTGTACCACTGGTAGAGCTTCGTCAGTTCGACCGTGTTGGCTTCCGGCTTCCAGGCGAACCAGGTCGCGTGGCTGTGGACGTACTCTGCCTGGCTGTCTAACTGCTGGGACAATCGCTCCGGCGTGAACGCCTCTTGCCGCAGCGGCGGGCAACCGACGGCGGCGCACACCAGCGCAAAGTGGATGCGCGGCTCGACAAACCGCGGCCGGATCTGCTCGTGCTCAATCTGATTCAGGCTCCACACCTGACCGCCCACGTTCCAGCGGACGGCGTCCCAGCGATCGGCTTCAGGAATCTGCTGGATCGATTCCAGCGGGTGGTTTTCCAGGATCAGCTTGAGCGTAAACGCATTGTAAGCGTTGATCAGCAGGGCCAGCTTGTCATCGCGAGCCAGGTCCGCAAAGGGAGCTTTCGCCACCACCTGGAGATACGCGTCAAGTTGCTCTTCCCTTGAGCGAAGCCCGGCGTAGTCGACCCAGCCAGCCTCGTCGACATACGTCTGCAGTAGCTCGTCCAGCGTAGAGTGGTCGACCTTTGGCCCTGCTTTGTCGTTGGAGTAAGCTTCCTGCAGCTCCACCTGGGGCGGGCCGAACAACCCCGTCAGCCAGCCTGCGATCGCTTCGTACCCGACGATGCAGAACACGGCAACCGCCACGCAAACCAGGGCGGCAGACAACCAGCGAATTCCCGCGAACCTTCTTTGCGTATCCATAGAACGATTTGCCCTGTCTCTCTTTCCGTACGGCCGGCGCAGGTTCCTCAGGAGGAAGTCAAATCGTCTGGCGGGGCGGACTCTTCGCCCAGCGTGACTCGCTGGAAGAATCGCTGGGCCGACCAGGCGGCGAACCAATTCTGCAGGCTTTCCGCCAGGGCCTCCACGCTGTCAAAAGACTCGGCCGCCTGGGCGGTGGCTTCGCCCAGTGACTGGCCGCTTGCCAGTGAGGACAGCAGGGAATACTGCGGCTGCGACAACTCGTACCGGCGGACTACGTAGTCCCGTCGGGTAATGGCCACATAGCTGGGCCGCGGATCTGGCAAGGGAGCATCGCCGCCCTGGCGCCAGGCCGTGTAGTAATCGTTGACCGGATACCTGAAGGCCAGCAGATGCAAACAGACGACCGGCTCCAGGCACGCATCGGCCCACTGTTCGGGCGGAATCGCCTGGAGGTCTGCGACGGCAAGCGGCGTTTCCTGCTCGACCCCCGGCCCATCAAAGACCCGGTCGATCGTCCATTCCAGACGGGCCAGATCGATCACAAAGTCCGGCCAGGACGGCGCGTCGGGATCGTCGCCCGGCTCCTGCAGGGAGGGCCGCGTCTCTTCGAGAAAGGGGACAAAATGATCCGCCAGCCGCTCCAGCGTATAACTCCGGGAAGGGTGCTGCTGCAGATACCCGAAACTGAAGCTGTCGAAAACCTCTTCGCTTAACGCCTGGGCCAGGGCGGGGAAGAGCTCGCGCATGCACTCCAACAGTCGGGCGAAATAGGCGTTGCCATAGACGGCCAGCCGCTCCACGCTGGTCAAGGAATGGCTGCGCATGACGACCTGTTCAATGTCGATCGGCGCAACGGCGATCTCGGCCAGTGCGGCCTCGGACGTCAGCCCCTGGGCGACGCCGTCGGGGTGCGTAATGACGGCCTGCATCCAGCGCTGGACGACGCCTAAATCACGCGGCGGCTGCTTCGCATCCGGCGCGGCGCCTGGACCTGGTTGGTTCATTGGACTTCCGGGGCGACCAGATGCAAGGGATGAGGCAGGCTCTCACGATCCGCGTTTGCCAGATCAGCCGGCGCCGTGGACGCCGGCACGCTGGCCTGGGGATCGTTGATGTAGCGTTTGGCCTTGAGCAGTTCGGCGTGCAGTTCCGGGAAGGGCGGAATCTTGGCGTCCCATTCCAGCAAAGTCGCCACTCCGCCGGTCAGCTGGTTCGCCAGGCGGTACAAGCTCCAGACCGGATCCACCACGCGGCCGTCGTGGGTGTCGATGCAATGCGTCCCCATGTTGGTGTGGCCGGCCAGGTGGAACTGCACGACGCGTCGATGCGGTACGGCTTCCAGATATTCGACCGGATCAAAATCATGATTCACGCTGGAGACGTAAACGTTGTTCACATCCAGCAGCAGACCGCAGTCGGCTTCTTCAGCCATACGGGCCAGGAACTCCCATTCGCTCATGGTGGAGTCGGCGAAGGTCAAATAAGAACTGGGGTTCTCCAGCACGAGCGGCCGTTCCAGCACCTCCTGTACGATGCGAATCCGATCCACCACATGGGCCAGGGTCTGCTCGTTAAAAGGAATCGGCAGCAGATCGTGCGAGTTACGGCTGGCGACGCCGGTCCAGCATAAATGATCGGAGACCCAGCGGGCTTTGACGCCGGTCGCCAGCTTCTTCAGCTTTGCCAGATACTCCTGGTCGAGCGGGTCGGTGCTGCCGATCGACATTGAAACGCCATGCATCACAATCGGGTAACGCTCGGCGATCTGATCCAGCACGTAACGCGGACGCCCTTGCGAATCCATGAAGTTCTCGGAAATGATCTCGAACCAGTCGACCTCGGGCTGTTCGTTCAGAATGTGCTGAAAGTGCACATTACGGAGGCCGAGACCAAGACCGAGGTTTTCGTATCCCATTCGCGATGGGTGCATGGGCTGCTCCGCAGGGGCAATCGGCGTAAAAGTTTTTCGATTAGTTCGTCTGGGTAACCGCAGGACGGCGGAACCGACCACTTCAATGCGTGGCCGGCGATCGTTCTGGCAGGGTGACGATCGGGCAGCCGGCTTGAGAAACCAGAAGCGGCAAAGGAGGCGAAGCCGCGGATGGTTGCGACGCGGATCGGCACGCCGCGCACGATCGCTTGAAAAAACAGCCGACGACGAAAGGCCGGCGGCTGCGGGTTCAAGTTCAGTCTAACACGAACCTTGTTTACCACGAAACGCCTGGCGTCTCTCTGCAGAGCGACATGGCATCCAGGCATCCGGGCGCACACGACGGCGGGCTAGTTCTTTGCTTTGGCGGGAGCCGGGCCGAACGGTTTGTCAGCTGCTCTCATCCGCTTTTCAAAGCGAGTGCGGGCTGTCTTCCAGGCTTTTTCGCTCAACGGCACGGCGCATTTGCCTTTGCTCTCGCAGGAGTTTTCGCCCGGCGTGGCGCCGCAGCCGCCCTGGCCTTTGCAGGCATTCTTCGTCGCACAGGTATGCGCCGCAGCCGTCGCACAGGCGCCCTGGCCGGCGCAGGCGTTCTTGCCGCTGGGATCATTCGCCTTGCAGGAGTTCAAGCCGCGGCAGACATGAATTTCCTTCTTTTTCTCTTCGGCCGGTTTGTCTTCAGCGAAGGCGCTGCCGACGGCGCTGGCCCCAGCCACCATGCCGCCCATCGCTGCCATCGCCAGCTTGTTGAAATCACGTCGATTGACATTGGACTTTTTCACAGAAGCTTCCTTCAAAGATTGGGCGAACGCCAGAAGCCATTCGCGAAACAAACGGGCGAGAGTTCCAGAAGTGAAACTCTCCTCAACTTCCTTACCAGACTATTTTCACCGATTCACGACCCTCTGTGAAACGGCTTACCAAAGAATTTTTCCCGCCAGCCGTGTCCGCAACGGGATCGGTTTCCTGTCCCGACCGTGCCGAGGCTGACGCCAGTCAACAGACCGCAAAGAACGGATCCGACCGTTCGCCAGGCTTTGGCACAGGGGGAGCTTTACGAAGCACACTCTGTGCCAAAGCCTGGGGTTTGGCGAGTACAATCCGCCGGCGGCCGCCGGAGACGACGCCCTTGGCTTTGAGTCGCCCCAGGATGACCGTCACTGTTTCGCGGGTGCTGCCAATCAGGTTCGCCAGATCCTGGTGGGTAAGCCTTACACGCAAACGAATCCCGCCGGGTTCTGCGGCGCCAAACTGCTCTGCCAGATCCAGCAGCAGATGCACCAGCCGGTCATGATTCGACTGGAACAGAAGATTCTTGAGCCGCCGTTCGATCCGATGTCGACGCAGACCAACCAGACGCGTAACGCCCATGGCGACCCCTGGAGATTCTGCCATCAGTTGCTGGAGAACCTCTGCCGGGATCATTAACACGGCGGCCGGTTCGATCGCTTCCACGTATTCGTCGCGGTCGTCGCCGTCGAAAATGGCCAGTTCGCCAAACATCTCGCCGGGCTCGACAAACGCCAGGATGGACTCCTTCCCATCGGTCGTTAAATGGCAGACCTTGACCAGTCCGGCTGTCAGCAGAAAGACGCTGTCGGCCTTCTCCGCCGGCAGATAGACAGGACTGTGCGCCGCAAACGATCGCGAACGGCTGCGCATTTCGATGCGGCCCATCTGCTCTGGCGACAACTGGCGAAACAGCTCGCACGACTTCAAATGCCACAGCTTGTCGGTCATTGCAGCCCCTTTTTCCTGCCTGTACGATCTGCCGGCAACGTCCCCGGCCATCGGGGAACATGCGGCATGCAGGGAAGGACGACCGACCGGTCTGATCCTTACAAGAATTTTACCGAGAGGAAGAATTTCTGCCTGGCCAGATCCCGCGACTTCGCCGCCCCCAGACGTTTCTCCGCAGGGATTACGACGTGTGGGAGTCGATGATTTTCTTGAGGCGGGCCCGGCAATCGTCGGGCATGCGCACCCGGGCGTCAACGGCGTGCTGGTCAAGAGCATTGGCCTGCTCCCGGGTTTCGTTATGCAAGTGCATCAGGGAACGCCGAAACCGCCAGCACAGGCGGCACATGCCCAGATGCAGCCAGAGGCTCATCCGTTGCCCCAACGACAGCTTGCGATCCAGCGACAGGGAGACCAGTTTTGAGATTTCTTTACAGCTAAGCATGGGCGAGGTTCAAGGTTACGGGGTGTCGGATTGCCAGCGGTTCCTCATGCAAAACGAGAGTCGCAGACGGGCCCGATGGAGCAGCACCCACAGGTTCGACGAAGAAATTTCTAAATCCTTACAAATTTCATTCGTAGCCCGCTCCTCCATTTCCCGCAGGACAAAGACGTCCGCCTGGCGAACTGGCAAGGTTTCCAGGCAAGCCTGCAGGATTTGCCAGAACTCTTCCCGTTCCAGCGAATCAAATGGTCGGCTGAGCAGCGTGTGATGCTCTTTTTTCCAGTGTCCGTCTGCCTGGAACAACGCGTCGGAAGCGTCTTCCTCCGCCTGCTGCGTCAGGGACGATGTGCGCTCCCGCAAACGGATAAAGTCGATGACTTTCCGTTTCAGGATCCCCAGCAACCATGCCTGTTCCGTACCCGTCCCGCTGAACTGCGACTGATGCTGGAGCGCCGCCAGGAACGTTTGCTGCACGACCTCTTCCGCGGACTCCCCATCGCGCAGCCGCGACAACGCATAACGAAACAGGGTGTCGCCATGACGATCGACCCAGGCCGACGGCGTCAGGCGGGTGCGGGGTGCAGCTGAATTGGGATCGTCCATAAATCCGGCGGGAAAGCAAAATCAGAGCGCCAGCGAGCGGCGGTCAACCAGGAGCGGAGTTCGTCATTGTGGGTTGACGAACGATTCGCTGTCAACCGACATCCTCCCGCAGCAACGCACTTCGCCAGTCCGACTTCCTTGAGTGCGAGGGAAAAACAACCTGGGTTTTTGCATCCCTTAGCAGGGCGAAGTTCAGCAGACCCTTCGGAACGAGGGGAAAATAACTTCGGTTTTTGTATAGTGAGCCGAACGCGCTAGCGTCGGGCGGTTCTACTCCTGTGAGCCGAAGTTATTCTTCCCCAGTTCCTTCGCTCGCCCGTACCTGGTGAAATAAAAAACCGGCAGGGAACGCGTGTTCCCTGCCGGCGGTGAACGACTTCTCATTTGACGAATGTTACTTCGCTGTGATCTCGACTTTGAGGCCGTCGACCCACTGCTTGTGTTCGTCGGTGTAGTACAGGTAGGCGCGGCTGGCGGGGCCGGTGTAGACGCCCGGAACGGCGGCCACGAAGCTCAGCGGCAGGTCCACCCGTTCTTCCGCCTCCAGGGCGCGCCAGTACAGCACGACTTCGCGGCCGATCACTTCGTAGGCGGCGATCTTCCCCTGCTTGACCAGCTCTTTCAGCTGGTCGTGGCGAACTTCCAGGCCGCCGGGGGCGCCGATGATGGCCAGCGGCGTCGGCACGGTTTCGTTCGTCCGATTGACGATCGTCACTTGCGCTTCGGTCACCGCGCCTTCTTCGACTTTGTCGTCGACCAGCTTCACTTCCAGATGCAACGCACACTTCTCGGCCGACGCCGGCGTCAGTCGATTGTAGTTGACCGACATCGAATACGGCATCTGCGAACCGTCCTGCATGCGGACCTGCACGTTGTGTTCGCCGGCCTGGCTCAGCTGCGCCAGCACCGCGGCGGACAGCGGCAGTTCGATGGCGCCGGTCGTGTCGGCGGTGAAGCTGACGGCGTCGCCGATCGGCTCGCCGTCGATGACCAGCTGCAGGCTGCCGGGCGCCTTCGGTTTGGCCCGGGAAGCGTCGTAAGCGACGATCGCCTTGAGGGCCAGGATGGTCGACTGCGTGGAGCCGAAACGGCCCGACTTGCAGGACTCGGCCAGGTACTGGATGGAGCGTTCGACGTTCTCCACATAGTGCGGATTGCCGAGCCAGGCGAGGGCCGCCAGCGACGTCGTTTCAATCTGCAACGCTTCGCCGCCGGAGCCGACCACGCTTTGCGTAGCGCCGCTCAGTGAGCCGTCGGCCTGCTGGTAACCGGCCAGCTTGTCGAGCAGATGGTTCGAGCCGTCCTTGTCGCCAGCCAGCGTCAGCACGTTCGCCGCCAGGGCGACGGCGTAGCTGTTCTGCGATTTCTCGGCCAGCTCGCGGACTGCTTTCACCTCGGTCGACAGATCCGCGTCGACGTCGGCCGAGAGCAGCGCCCAGGTGTTATAGCCGATGGAGCATTCCGGCTCGGCGACCCAGGTGTGCAGCGTGTGGGTCTTCCGTTCGAAACCGCCTTTGCCGTCGCGCTGGGCCAGCAGCCATTTGGTGGTGCGGGCCAGCATGTCGGCGTCGACCTGGCGGACTTCGGCCATGTCGCGGAACTCCATCAAACCGTAGGCAGTGAGAGCGTCGTGGCCCGGATCGCCGCCGAACCATTCAAAGCCGCCCGACTTGCTTTCAAAGCCGAGCAAACGCGCATAGCCGCGGTCCAGGATATCGGCGCTCCGTTCAATCACGGCCGGGTCGACGCCCTGGTGCGACATGAAATACTGCTGGGCCATGACGAGCGGATACACGCTGGAGCTGGTCTGCTCAAAGCAGCCGCAAGGCTCGCGGATGAGGGCTTCCAGCGCCTGGGTCATGCTGGCCAGCGGGGTCGGGTAGACGACCGCCTTGGCCGTGAGACTGCGCGGGACGATGTCGGCTGGGATGTTCACGGTGAACGTGGCCGTTTCGCCCGGCCCGAGCAGACCGCCCTGGCCGTCGGCCAGCGGGAAGCCCTGCGGACGGACGGTGACAGA is part of the Lignipirellula cremea genome and encodes:
- a CDS encoding Crp/Fnr family transcriptional regulator, translating into MTDKLWHLKSCELFRQLSPEQMGRIEMRSRSRSFAAHSPVYLPAEKADSVFLLTAGLVKVCHLTTDGKESILAFVEPGEMFGELAIFDGDDRDEYVEAIEPAAVLMIPAEVLQQLMAESPGVAMGVTRLVGLRRHRIERRLKNLLFQSNHDRLVHLLLDLAEQFGAAEPGGIRLRVRLTHQDLANLIGSTRETVTVILGRLKAKGVVSGGRRRIVLAKPQALAQSVLRKAPPVPKPGERSDPFFAVC
- a CDS encoding anti-sigma factor family protein, with the translated sequence MLSCKEISKLVSLSLDRKLSLGQRMSLWLHLGMCRLCWRFRRSLMHLHNETREQANALDQHAVDARVRMPDDCRARLKKIIDSHTS
- a CDS encoding sigma-70 family RNA polymerase sigma factor — encoded protein: MDDPNSAAPRTRLTPSAWVDRHGDTLFRYALSRLRDGESAEEVVQQTFLAALQHQSQFSGTGTEQAWLLGILKRKVIDFIRLRERTSSLTQQAEEDASDALFQADGHWKKEHHTLLSRPFDSLEREEFWQILQACLETLPVRQADVFVLREMEERATNEICKDLEISSSNLWVLLHRARLRLSFCMRNRWQSDTP
- the bufB gene encoding MNIO family bufferin maturase, which encodes MHPSRMGYENLGLGLGLRNVHFQHILNEQPEVDWFEIISENFMDSQGRPRYVLDQIAERYPIVMHGVSMSIGSTDPLDQEYLAKLKKLATGVKARWVSDHLCWTGVASRNSHDLLPIPFNEQTLAHVVDRIRIVQEVLERPLVLENPSSYLTFADSTMSEWEFLARMAEEADCGLLLDVNNVYVSSVNHDFDPVEYLEAVPHRRVVQFHLAGHTNMGTHCIDTHDGRVVDPVWSLYRLANQLTGGVATLLEWDAKIPPFPELHAELLKAKRYINDPQASVPASTAPADLANADRESLPHPLHLVAPEVQ